In one Rhodococcus sp. B50 genomic region, the following are encoded:
- a CDS encoding formylglycine-generating enzyme family protein yields MTLIPGGTFWMGSEDFYPEERPVHQVTVDGFWMDTHPVTVAEFRRFVKDTGHVTTAEVAPDPADYPGADPSLLVPGSLVFTPPPGPVPLDDYTRWWSFVPGADWRHPEGPGSTAGGRERHPVTHVSWFDARAYAEWAGKELPTEAEWEFAARGGLDRKAFTWGDEHEPKGRPGGNVWQGEFPWQNLETDGFAGTSPVGHFRPNGYGLHDMAGNVWEWTADHFTANHASSGKNVAPASSCCIPTNPRVDKAEQDPREAYPRRVIKGGSHLCAPNYCLRYRPAARQGDTAETSTCHIGFRCIIRT; encoded by the coding sequence ATGACTCTCATCCCCGGGGGCACGTTCTGGATGGGGTCCGAGGATTTCTATCCGGAAGAACGACCGGTCCACCAGGTGACGGTCGACGGCTTCTGGATGGACACGCATCCGGTGACCGTCGCCGAGTTTCGACGCTTCGTGAAGGACACCGGCCACGTCACGACCGCCGAAGTCGCGCCCGACCCCGCCGACTATCCGGGCGCCGATCCGTCCCTGCTCGTACCTGGCTCGCTCGTGTTCACGCCTCCGCCGGGGCCGGTACCGCTCGACGACTACACACGGTGGTGGTCGTTCGTCCCGGGTGCCGACTGGCGCCACCCGGAAGGGCCCGGCAGCACCGCCGGCGGGCGGGAACGGCATCCCGTCACGCACGTGTCGTGGTTCGATGCCCGGGCCTATGCCGAATGGGCCGGCAAGGAACTGCCGACCGAAGCGGAATGGGAGTTCGCGGCCCGCGGTGGACTCGACCGTAAGGCATTTACATGGGGCGATGAGCACGAACCGAAGGGTCGGCCCGGCGGCAACGTCTGGCAAGGAGAATTCCCGTGGCAGAACCTCGAGACGGACGGATTCGCCGGAACCTCACCCGTCGGACACTTCCGACCGAACGGGTACGGCCTCCACGACATGGCGGGCAACGTGTGGGAGTGGACGGCCGACCACTTCACCGCAAACCATGCTTCGAGCGGCAAGAACGTCGCGCCGGCGTCGTCGTGCTGCATCCCGACGAATCCCCGGGTCGACAAAGCCGAACAGGATCCGCGCGAGGCGTATCCGCGTCGCGTCATCAAGGGCGGATCGCACCTGTGTGCCCCGAACTATTGCCTGCGGTACCGACCCGCGGCCCGCCAGGGCGACACCGCGGAAACCTCGACGTGCCATATCGGATTCCGGTGCATCATTCGTACGTGA
- the ligD gene encoding non-homologous end-joining DNA ligase encodes MPSTSTELSPMLATLGPPPTGNWAFEMKWDGQRTLATVADGQCRLTSRTGNDITRSFPELPHELTTATGGRDCIVDGEIVTLDAGGRPAFARLQRRMHVHRPTEELRVEFPVLIYLFDVLALDGHSTTELSYLERRAVLDDLVVPGPRVQLSPYRTDVAAPTMLTVAREHGLEGIIAKDPDAPYLPGTRSDGWIKTPLRRNTEVVVVGWLPGAGKAAGGIGSLLLGAHDDEERLVFIGRVGTGFTAATRRELRSQLRPLERPTTPLTVAPPVRETHGAHWVEPILVGEVEYREYAGGSLRHPSWRGLRTDKTVPEVDLPGRH; translated from the coding sequence ATGCCCTCTACATCGACGGAACTGTCCCCGATGCTGGCGACCCTCGGCCCGCCGCCGACCGGGAACTGGGCGTTCGAGATGAAATGGGACGGCCAGCGCACCCTCGCCACGGTCGCCGACGGACAATGTCGGCTGACCAGCCGCACCGGCAACGACATCACCCGAAGTTTCCCCGAACTCCCGCACGAGCTCACCACTGCGACGGGCGGCCGGGACTGCATCGTCGACGGTGAGATCGTCACCCTGGACGCCGGCGGCCGGCCGGCCTTCGCCCGGTTGCAGCGCCGCATGCACGTCCACCGTCCCACCGAGGAACTACGCGTCGAGTTTCCGGTCCTGATCTACCTCTTCGACGTCCTCGCTCTCGACGGACACTCCACGACGGAGTTGTCCTATCTCGAGCGCCGGGCGGTCCTCGACGATCTGGTCGTCCCCGGCCCGCGGGTTCAGCTGTCGCCGTATCGGACCGACGTGGCCGCACCGACCATGCTCACCGTCGCCCGCGAACACGGTCTCGAAGGGATCATCGCCAAGGATCCGGATGCTCCGTATCTGCCCGGAACCCGCAGCGACGGCTGGATCAAGACACCACTGCGGCGGAACACCGAGGTTGTGGTCGTGGGCTGGCTTCCCGGAGCCGGGAAGGCAGCCGGAGGTATCGGCTCGTTGCTGCTCGGCGCGCACGACGACGAGGAGCGGTTGGTGTTCATCGGCCGGGTCGGGACCGGATTCACCGCCGCGACGCGTCGTGAGTTGCGGTCGCAGCTACGTCCGCTGGAGCGACCCACCACCCCCCTGACGGTCGCGCCACCGGTCCGGGAGACCCACGGCGCCCACTGGGTGGAGCCGATCCTCGTCGGGGAGGTCGAGTATCGGGAGTACGCGGGCGGAAGCCTGCGGCATCCGAGTTGGCGAGGACTCCGGACCGACAAGACCGTGCCGGAGGTCGATCTGCCCGGCCGACACTGA
- a CDS encoding TIGR03668 family PPOX class F420-dependent oxidoreductase has translation MDARRLVADARVARLATADGAGKPHLVPIVFALDNDVIHTCVDDKPKSTRRLRRLADIAENPRVCVLVDHYSDDWAQLWWVRIDGIATVHDADTDEGAAGLDALVRKYPQYQSQRPPGPVITIGGLCWRSWSA, from the coding sequence ATGGACGCCCGCCGCCTGGTCGCCGATGCCCGAGTTGCCCGTCTGGCCACCGCGGACGGAGCCGGCAAGCCGCACCTCGTCCCGATCGTGTTCGCCCTCGACAACGACGTGATCCACACGTGCGTCGACGACAAGCCGAAATCCACCCGACGCCTACGTCGCCTCGCCGACATCGCCGAGAACCCGCGGGTGTGCGTGCTCGTCGACCACTACAGCGACGACTGGGCGCAACTGTGGTGGGTTCGAATCGACGGTATCGCCACAGTCCACGACGCCGACACCGACGAGGGCGCCGCCGGTCTCGACGCCCTCGTCCGCAAATACCCGCAGTACCAATCGCAACGACCACCGGGACCGGTGATCACCATCGGCGGGCTGTGCTGGCGTTCCTGGTCGGCATGA
- a CDS encoding RidA family protein, protein MSLTTVSAHHPYSPAFIAGDLVFVSGALSVDPEGVAVEGRDEALDAAIDRMTDRLAVVGGKLEDVAKLTYYVTDLSLREEANRQFERLFAEPRPARTFVEVSALPYGATVEIDAIATATR, encoded by the coding sequence ATGTCCCTGACCACCGTCAGCGCCCACCATCCCTACAGCCCCGCCTTCATTGCCGGCGATCTCGTCTTCGTCTCCGGCGCCCTCTCCGTCGACCCCGAAGGCGTGGCGGTCGAGGGGCGTGACGAAGCCCTCGACGCCGCGATCGACCGCATGACCGACCGGCTCGCCGTGGTCGGCGGCAAACTGGAGGACGTCGCCAAGCTCACCTACTACGTCACCGATCTGTCGTTGCGTGAGGAGGCGAACCGCCAGTTCGAGCGGCTGTTCGCCGAGCCGCGACCGGCTCGCACCTTCGTCGAGGTCAGCGCCCTGCCCTACGGTGCGACCGTCGAGATCGACGCGATCGCCACCGCGACGCGCTGA
- a CDS encoding MarR family winged helix-turn-helix transcriptional regulator translates to MGRDRVPDRDAVDDIVDQWAREWPGLDVTPLEVLGRLHRTYLRYQSAIGRVFDEYGINMASFDVLAALRRAGKPYRMTSGQLAESSLVTTGGITLRIDRLEKAGLVRRERDAEDRRIVYAELTPAGKKLIDEIAVAHFENETRMLAELSRNDQGELVQLLRKLEHSLVRHQGG, encoded by the coding sequence GTGGGGCGCGACAGGGTTCCCGACCGTGACGCCGTCGACGACATCGTCGACCAATGGGCCCGCGAGTGGCCCGGCCTGGACGTCACCCCCCTCGAGGTGCTCGGACGCCTCCACCGCACGTATCTGCGGTATCAGAGCGCGATCGGCCGCGTCTTCGACGAATACGGCATCAACATGGCCTCGTTCGACGTTCTGGCCGCACTGCGCCGCGCCGGGAAGCCGTACCGCATGACCTCGGGTCAGCTCGCGGAGAGTTCACTGGTCACCACCGGTGGGATCACGCTGCGCATCGACCGACTCGAGAAGGCCGGACTGGTGCGACGCGAACGCGACGCAGAGGATCGGCGCATCGTGTACGCCGAACTCACCCCCGCCGGAAAGAAACTCATCGACGAGATCGCGGTTGCGCACTTCGAGAACGAGACGCGCATGCTCGCCGAGCTGTCGAGGAACGACCAGGGCGAACTCGTGCAGCTGCTGCGCAAACTCGAGCACTCCCTCGTCCGACACCAGGGCGGATGA
- a CDS encoding aromatic ring-hydroxylating oxygenase subunit alpha codes for MVNRLHRTLTADEIFATGMRNQWHAVCPSDFVERGSIRKLRRLGEDWVLYRGSDGTVRMLADRCPHRGAPLSQGVHLGDRIACKYHGVEIDGTGTVARVPGMPGCNLEGKKLVASLPVREVGGAILAWFGTDPDVEPAPLDLPDPLEDEDVSAFLCYAEWEAPWRFALENLLDPMHGAFLHHESHSMFGGETSARFRIRETDRGFFFEKTDQRGVNFDWVEYCRTGVDWVDLEIPYPPTAGPGGSFGIVGMGTPIDAETTAVLFWRYRRVQGWERDVWRFLYRTVLEERHWEVLEQDRVMLEGMAPDADRAENLYQHDLGVMRLRRLYRSRADELAKEMAG; via the coding sequence ATGGTCAATCGATTGCACCGTACCCTCACCGCCGACGAGATCTTCGCGACCGGCATGCGCAACCAGTGGCACGCCGTGTGCCCGTCCGACTTCGTGGAACGCGGCAGCATCCGCAAGCTGCGCCGGCTGGGAGAGGACTGGGTTCTGTACCGCGGCTCCGACGGCACGGTCCGCATGCTCGCCGACCGTTGCCCGCACCGCGGCGCCCCGCTCTCGCAGGGTGTGCACCTCGGCGATCGCATCGCCTGCAAGTACCACGGCGTCGAGATCGACGGTACCGGCACCGTCGCGAGGGTGCCGGGCATGCCCGGCTGCAACCTCGAAGGAAAGAAGCTGGTGGCCTCGCTGCCCGTACGCGAGGTGGGCGGCGCGATCCTGGCCTGGTTCGGCACCGACCCCGACGTCGAGCCCGCACCGCTGGATCTTCCGGATCCGCTCGAGGACGAGGATGTCTCGGCCTTCCTCTGCTACGCCGAATGGGAAGCGCCGTGGCGGTTCGCCCTCGAGAACCTCCTCGACCCAATGCACGGCGCTTTCCTGCACCACGAATCGCACTCGATGTTCGGCGGCGAGACCTCCGCGCGATTCCGTATCCGGGAGACCGATCGCGGTTTCTTCTTCGAGAAGACCGATCAGCGCGGGGTCAACTTCGACTGGGTCGAGTACTGCCGCACCGGCGTCGACTGGGTGGACCTCGAGATCCCGTATCCGCCCACCGCCGGCCCGGGCGGATCGTTCGGAATCGTCGGCATGGGCACCCCCATCGACGCCGAGACCACCGCGGTGCTCTTCTGGCGTTACCGCCGGGTGCAGGGCTGGGAACGCGACGTGTGGCGGTTCCTGTACCGCACGGTACTCGAGGAACGCCACTGGGAGGTCCTCGAGCAGGACCGCGTCATGCTCGAGGGCATGGCCCCCGACGCCGATCGGGCCGAGAATCTCTACCAGCACGACCTCGGGGTGATGCGCCTGCGCCGCCTGTACCGTTCCCGCGCCGACGAACTCGCCAAGGAGATGGCCGGCTGA
- a CDS encoding recombinase-like helix-turn-helix domain-containing protein, which produces MDRYLVINQARTADPTPYETKLAKAIEAVFGSGVHDLDGLVRGLNASGIHAPDAQEWTAESFTAEMRRIGA; this is translated from the coding sequence ATGGATCGGTACCTGGTGATCAATCAGGCCCGCACGGCCGACCCCACCCCCTACGAGACCAAACTCGCCAAGGCCATCGAAGCCGTCTTCGGATCCGGCGTCCACGACCTCGACGGACTCGTCCGCGGACTCAACGCTTCCGGAATCCACGCGCCCGACGCGCAGGAATGGACCGCCGAATCGTTTACCGCCGAGATGCGCCGGATCGGAGCCTGA
- a CDS encoding PDR/VanB family oxidoreductase: MTAETVDLMVRQMRVESTGVLSLRLERPDGAAVDHWTPGAHLDLHLGGGHIRQYSLCGDPDDKTGYRVAVLHEKAGRGGSRRVHEAIRPGDVITVSVPRNNFELLPSPRYVFLAGGIGITPVLAMVREADRAGADWELHYGGRSKETMAFVDELAPYGDRVHLVAEDADGMLDLPSILGSSRPDTLVYACGPDGLLTAVEAFADRWQAGAIRLERFKAKERKTDAAADASFTVVCERSGISATVAPEKTVLDTLEEAGVDVPNSCREGICGTCETRVLCGTPDHRDSLLSAAEQESGATMMICVSRARSAELVLDL; the protein is encoded by the coding sequence ATGACTGCTGAGACCGTCGACCTCATGGTCCGTCAGATGCGGGTCGAATCCACCGGAGTCCTCTCGCTCCGCCTGGAGCGACCCGACGGAGCGGCTGTGGACCACTGGACCCCCGGCGCCCACCTCGACCTGCACCTCGGCGGTGGTCACATCCGGCAGTACTCCCTGTGCGGAGACCCCGACGACAAGACCGGCTACCGCGTCGCCGTGCTGCACGAGAAGGCCGGTCGCGGCGGATCCCGCCGCGTCCACGAAGCCATCCGCCCGGGCGATGTCATCACCGTGAGCGTCCCGCGCAACAACTTCGAACTGCTGCCCTCGCCACGCTACGTCTTCCTCGCCGGCGGCATCGGCATCACCCCCGTCCTCGCGATGGTGCGCGAAGCCGACCGCGCCGGCGCCGATTGGGAGCTGCACTACGGCGGCCGTTCGAAGGAGACGATGGCCTTCGTCGACGAACTCGCCCCCTACGGCGACCGGGTGCACCTCGTTGCCGAGGACGCCGACGGAATGCTCGACCTGCCGTCGATCCTCGGCTCCTCCCGGCCCGACACCCTCGTCTACGCCTGCGGGCCCGACGGGTTGCTCACCGCCGTCGAGGCGTTCGCCGACCGCTGGCAGGCAGGGGCTATTCGGCTCGAACGGTTCAAGGCCAAGGAACGCAAGACCGACGCTGCCGCCGACGCGTCGTTCACGGTGGTGTGCGAACGCTCCGGAATCTCCGCCACCGTCGCACCGGAGAAGACCGTCCTCGACACCCTCGAGGAAGCCGGTGTGGACGTACCGAACTCGTGCCGCGAAGGAATCTGCGGCACGTGCGAGACCCGCGTCCTGTGTGGGACCCCCGACCACCGCGACTCCCTGCTCTCGGCCGCCGAACAGGAGTCCGGCGCCACCATGATGATCTGTGTCTCCCGCGCCCGCTCCGCCGAGCTGGTGCTGGATCTGTAG
- a CDS encoding thiamine pyrophosphate-binding protein produces MSERNVMTARSGNGGDLLVQVLREAGVDTVFGIVSVHNQPLVEAVSRHLRFVPVRHEATAVNAADGYARATGGLGCALTSTGTGAGNAAGSLIESLSAGTSVLHVTGQIESRFLGSGRGFIHETKDQLGMLEAVSAHAATILDTGSAGKVLREAVAHALSTPGGPASIEWPIDLQYADDYTLEPAPVTLGMPRSADRAQVEAALAAIAQARRPVIWAGGGAARAGDTLTALVDRWGVPLLTSNSGRGAVPESHRLCIGNYGSSPLGRALLADADLVVSLGTHFRSNETGDYSIPMPPRHVQVDLDPAAPGRVFAADLPVVGEVGEFLSAVLELDGLGDAVEAAWTERARETRQRVRENQRTGLGDHAVLCDAVRAVLPDDAVIARDVTIASSSWGNRLLPVYDPRSNIFPRGGGIGQGLGMAIGAALADETRPTLALVGDGGLAVHLGEVLTMAQEKPWLVLLVCNDGGYGVLRNMQTGSGQRPYAVDLTTPDFALLARAIGVEYRRIGSAGEAHPVLEGAVSLQAPVIVEVDLASYGEMPAPFTPPVTVPGT; encoded by the coding sequence ATGTCTGAAAGGAATGTCATGACCGCACGCTCGGGTAACGGTGGGGATCTGCTGGTCCAGGTGCTGCGCGAGGCCGGTGTCGACACCGTCTTCGGCATCGTCAGCGTGCACAACCAGCCGCTGGTGGAAGCGGTGAGCCGGCACCTGCGGTTCGTGCCCGTGCGACACGAGGCGACCGCCGTCAACGCCGCCGACGGATACGCCCGTGCCACCGGAGGACTCGGCTGTGCCCTCACCAGTACCGGCACGGGGGCCGGCAACGCCGCTGGCTCCCTCATCGAATCCCTCAGTGCCGGAACGTCGGTGCTCCACGTGACGGGACAGATCGAGTCGCGCTTCCTCGGCTCGGGCCGCGGGTTCATCCACGAGACGAAGGATCAGCTCGGCATGCTCGAGGCGGTCTCGGCGCACGCCGCGACGATCCTCGACACCGGCAGTGCCGGAAAAGTACTGCGCGAAGCCGTCGCCCACGCGTTGTCGACACCGGGCGGACCGGCCAGCATCGAATGGCCGATCGACCTGCAGTACGCCGACGACTACACCCTCGAACCGGCACCGGTCACGCTCGGGATGCCGCGCAGCGCGGACCGCGCCCAGGTGGAGGCGGCGCTCGCTGCGATCGCGCAGGCCCGGCGACCGGTGATTTGGGCGGGTGGCGGGGCAGCGCGGGCAGGGGACACGCTGACCGCCCTCGTCGACCGCTGGGGTGTGCCGCTGCTGACCAGCAACTCCGGTCGCGGCGCCGTGCCGGAGAGCCACCGGCTGTGCATCGGCAATTACGGCTCGTCGCCGCTCGGCCGGGCGCTGCTCGCCGACGCCGACCTCGTGGTCTCACTGGGCACCCACTTCCGCTCCAACGAGACCGGCGACTACTCGATCCCGATGCCCCCGCGGCACGTGCAGGTGGATCTGGATCCGGCCGCACCCGGCCGTGTATTTGCCGCGGATCTGCCGGTTGTCGGCGAGGTCGGTGAATTCCTCTCGGCGGTACTGGAACTCGATGGACTCGGCGATGCCGTCGAGGCAGCGTGGACGGAACGCGCCCGCGAGACGCGGCAGCGTGTGCGGGAGAACCAGCGCACCGGTCTCGGTGACCACGCGGTCTTGTGCGATGCAGTGCGCGCCGTGCTGCCCGACGATGCCGTCATCGCTCGGGACGTGACGATCGCGTCGAGTTCGTGGGGCAACCGACTCCTGCCCGTCTACGACCCGCGCAGCAACATCTTCCCGCGCGGCGGCGGCATCGGGCAGGGCCTCGGCATGGCGATCGGCGCGGCCCTGGCCGACGAGACCCGGCCGACCCTGGCGCTCGTCGGAGACGGGGGACTGGCGGTGCACCTCGGTGAGGTCCTGACGATGGCGCAGGAGAAGCCGTGGCTGGTGCTGCTCGTCTGCAACGACGGCGGCTACGGGGTGCTGCGCAACATGCAGACCGGCTCGGGGCAACGGCCCTACGCCGTCGACCTGACCACCCCGGACTTCGCGCTGCTCGCGCGGGCGATCGGGGTCGAGTACCGGCGCATCGGATCGGCGGGGGAGGCGCACCCGGTGCTCGAGGGTGCGGTGTCGCTGCAGGCCCCGGTGATCGTCGAGGTCGACCTGGCCTCGTACGGGGAGATGCCGGCGCCGTTCACGCCGCCGGTGACGGTGCCAGGCACGTAG
- a CDS encoding SDR family oxidoreductase, with amino-acid sequence MDLLLNNRTCLVTGGSSGIGLATVTMLLAEGANVVTCARDLERLNAALDALPGRDRVHAAACDVRDPAAVGALVQGGYERFGGLDGLVNNAGNSRMKARADTTLDDWRDEFDLKFSSVLNTVDAALPLLRKSDAASIVNISAVLARQPETKLVTTSAARAGLLNLSKSLSLELAGDGIRVNSVALGLVDTGQWRRRYENSGYTGSFDEWEAEIAADRGIGLGRFGTADEVAFHIVGLLSPRSSYVTGTSIDVCGGVARYV; translated from the coding sequence GTGGACCTGCTTCTGAACAACCGCACCTGTCTCGTCACCGGCGGCAGCTCCGGCATCGGTCTCGCGACCGTCACCATGCTGCTCGCGGAAGGTGCCAACGTCGTCACCTGCGCCCGCGACCTCGAGCGGCTCAACGCCGCGCTGGACGCGCTGCCCGGACGCGATCGGGTGCACGCCGCGGCCTGCGACGTCCGCGACCCCGCCGCGGTGGGGGCCCTCGTCCAGGGCGGATACGAGCGGTTCGGCGGACTCGACGGCCTGGTCAACAACGCCGGCAACTCGCGGATGAAGGCCCGCGCCGACACCACCCTCGACGACTGGCGCGACGAGTTCGACCTGAAGTTCTCGAGCGTGCTCAACACCGTCGACGCAGCGCTCCCGCTGCTGCGGAAATCGGATGCGGCGTCGATCGTCAACATCTCCGCGGTGCTCGCGCGTCAGCCCGAGACCAAGCTGGTCACCACCAGCGCCGCACGGGCCGGACTGCTGAATCTGAGCAAGTCGCTGTCGCTGGAACTGGCCGGCGACGGGATCCGCGTCAACTCGGTCGCCCTCGGTCTCGTCGACACCGGACAGTGGCGTCGCCGCTACGAGAACTCCGGCTACACCGGAAGTTTCGACGAGTGGGAGGCCGAGATCGCCGCCGACCGCGGTATCGGGCTCGGACGCTTCGGCACCGCCGACGAGGTGGCCTTCCACATCGTCGGCCTGCTCTCACCCCGCTCGTCGTATGTGACGGGCACCAGCATCGACGTGTGCGGCGGTGTCGCGCGCTATGTCTGA
- a CDS encoding 3-oxoacyl-ACP reductase family protein: MGTLDDRTIVVTGAARGLGLAIARRLGDAGAAVWIADINPHGEDAAAKLRADGISARFVHVDLADADSVDAFAAQVTADGSVYGLVNNAALADGVGGKAVHELAVEEWDRVLNVNLRGTFLVSRALVPSILDYAEQHGTGRVVAIGSDAALYGSPRLTHYIASKGGVSALTRTMARDLGPYGVTVNTVSPGLTESESAQFVPQHRHDLYRLNRALTRPQQPADLVGAVAFLMGDEASYITGQELVVDGGFVLH; this comes from the coding sequence GTGGGCACCCTCGACGACCGCACGATTGTCGTCACCGGAGCGGCGCGCGGCCTCGGACTGGCCATCGCGCGCCGCCTCGGCGACGCCGGCGCCGCGGTCTGGATCGCCGACATCAACCCCCACGGTGAGGACGCCGCCGCGAAACTGCGCGCCGACGGCATCTCCGCGCGGTTCGTGCACGTCGACCTCGCCGACGCCGACTCCGTCGACGCCTTCGCTGCGCAGGTCACCGCCGACGGATCGGTCTACGGACTGGTCAACAACGCCGCTCTCGCCGACGGCGTCGGCGGCAAGGCCGTGCACGAACTGGCCGTCGAGGAATGGGACCGGGTGCTGAACGTGAACCTGCGGGGCACCTTCCTCGTCAGCCGCGCCCTCGTCCCGTCGATCCTCGACTACGCCGAGCAGCACGGCACCGGCCGGGTCGTCGCCATCGGTTCCGACGCTGCGCTGTACGGATCGCCGCGCCTGACGCACTACATCGCCTCCAAGGGCGGAGTGTCGGCGCTGACCCGCACCATGGCACGCGACCTCGGCCCGTACGGGGTCACCGTCAACACCGTCTCACCCGGTCTGACGGAAAGCGAATCGGCACAGTTCGTTCCGCAACACCGGCACGATCTGTACCGGCTGAATCGGGCGTTGACCCGGCCGCAGCAGCCCGCCGATCTCGTCGGCGCCGTCGCCTTCCTCATGGGCGACGAAGCGTCGTACATCACCGGGCAGGAACTGGTCGTCGACGGCGGCTTCGTCCTGCACTGA
- a CDS encoding cupin domain-containing protein yields the protein MALDYTTSDLKEFTDSLILTRGTRHEDWDTLGFQAKAGDRFRRAQIRYVGSGATGNHENDNRTIPSRGFTFSNMLLPAGAEGPEHTHHDAEEAFFVLEGEVEVGIHRDGVVEKRTLGYRDMIVVPAGVPRSLENTGTTDALFCVIIGTQKPQVPTYPETSAVFGISRD from the coding sequence ATGGCACTCGACTACACCACCTCGGACCTGAAGGAATTCACCGACTCGCTCATCCTCACCCGTGGCACCCGCCACGAGGACTGGGACACCCTCGGATTCCAGGCCAAGGCCGGCGACCGGTTCCGCCGCGCCCAGATCCGCTACGTCGGTTCCGGCGCCACCGGCAACCACGAGAACGACAACCGCACCATCCCGTCGCGCGGCTTCACCTTCTCCAACATGCTGCTGCCCGCCGGTGCCGAAGGCCCCGAGCACACCCACCACGACGCCGAGGAAGCGTTCTTCGTCCTCGAAGGCGAGGTCGAGGTCGGCATCCACCGCGACGGCGTCGTCGAGAAGCGCACCCTCGGCTACCGCGACATGATCGTCGTCCCCGCCGGGGTGCCGCGCAGCCTCGAGAACACCGGCACCACCGACGCCCTGTTCTGCGTCATCATCGGCACGCAGAAGCCGCAGGTCCCGACCTACCCGGAGACCTCCGCCGTCTTCGGCATCTCCCGGGACTGA
- a CDS encoding alpha/beta fold hydrolase, which translates to MIHVADYGTGPAVLMLHGIGGSSDSFSPQFSGLGDSLRILAWDAPGYARSDDPDRPFDLDDYADAAADVIRAHCGDDGAHVLGMSWGGVVATRLALRHPGLVRSLILGDTHAGSGTDADTASAMRSRAADLAANGPADFAARRAPRLLSPEAPDDLVDRVTDIMAGSVRLPGYGHAAESMAATDHTGDLANIDVPTLVLCGDADTVTGVPASQVLAGGIPGAVFVTLRGAGHLANQERPDAFNAWTESFVHITERLREHTPAHV; encoded by the coding sequence ATGATCCACGTCGCCGACTACGGCACCGGACCGGCCGTGCTGATGCTGCACGGCATCGGCGGCAGCTCCGACAGCTTCTCCCCACAGTTCTCCGGTCTCGGTGACTCCCTGCGCATCCTGGCCTGGGACGCGCCCGGTTACGCCCGCAGCGACGATCCCGACCGCCCGTTCGACCTCGACGACTACGCCGACGCCGCCGCCGACGTCATCCGCGCACACTGCGGCGACGACGGCGCCCATGTCCTCGGCATGTCGTGGGGAGGCGTCGTCGCGACCCGGCTGGCCCTGCGCCACCCGGGCCTCGTGCGCAGCCTGATCCTCGGAGACACCCACGCCGGTTCGGGCACGGACGCCGACACCGCCTCGGCGATGCGCTCCCGGGCCGCCGACCTCGCAGCGAACGGCCCCGCCGACTTCGCTGCGCGGCGCGCACCACGTCTGCTCTCACCCGAGGCACCCGACGACCTCGTCGACCGCGTAACCGACATCATGGCCGGCTCGGTCCGGCTACCCGGCTACGGCCACGCCGCCGAGTCGATGGCCGCGACCGACCACACCGGCGACCTCGCGAACATCGACGTCCCCACTCTCGTGTTGTGCGGGGACGCCGACACCGTCACCGGTGTCCCCGCGAGTCAAGTACTCGCCGGCGGCATCCCCGGCGCGGTATTCGTGACCCTCCGCGGCGCAGGGCACCTCGCCAACCAGGAACGCCCCGACGCCTTCAACGCGTGGACCGAATCCTTCGTCCACATCACCGAACGCCTGCGCGAACACACCCCCGCGCACGTCTGA